TAACCCGCTAGAAACAATTCCCTGGAAACCTCCCAGGACTGCGTCATAGACCACTTTAGGACAGCCGACAACTGATCAATGACGGCCGAGGCTGACACATCTGCGATCAAATACGGATGGAGTCCAGGTGAGGAGCCAAGTCCAACGAGGTCAGGCATGACTGAGAGGTACCCGTCCGAGGAAAAGAGCAGCCCAACGAGAACTCCTTCCGTCCCGCCCGCCGAAGGGACATCAACGCGTCGGACACTCGTTCCATGCTGAAACGAAACCATTGCAAGTGATCCCAGAACAGGCTGGGGTACAACAACTGCGCCGGATGCCATGATGAGCTCCCCCTTTACATCTACCGTCACATACTCCATCACATAGACTGCAGCACCATAACGCGCCGAAAGGGGAATGTCAAATCCCGCTGCCAACTGGTTCATCTCCTGCACGGTATAAGTCCGCTGGAGCTTCACACTGATGACATCGCCGCGGTCTGGTGTGGATACTACGTCGGGACCCTGATCTGTAGAATCACACCCAAAAAGGCAGACAAGAACAAATAGTGTGCAAACGCACGCCCACCTATTCACGACCCGAGTTGAACCACTGGCGGATAATTTCTTCGGCAGGCTTCCCCTGTGGGGTAAATCCGAGCAAGGAAGTACGACGCTGTTCGCGGTCCCCATGCCATTTCCAAAGAATCGCACCACTGAACCAGGTCTCATCCCACAACTCATTGAAAAATACGGTATATAATTGAGCTTGAATGGCATTGTTCGGTGTGACCCGGCCGATTTCATCACGCGATGGCCAGCGCCACGGCTTCGCAGCCGCATCATCCACATTCCGATAGCCGATTTCCGTAAAGAGTACCGGACGATTGAGACGCTCAGAGAGATCGGATAACACTTCAACATGCGGTTCCCACCCCTCGGCCAACATCTCGTCGGTTGGACCTGGCTGATCCGAAAGTTCGAAATACGCCTGAACACCGATGTAATCCAGTAGATCCCAGAACTCAATATGTTCGTATTCCTCCCACCAGTTTGCCGCATAGGTCAACCTCCCCGGATACACGGAGCGGATGTTTTCAATGAGACCCCGCCAGTACTCTGGACGTTCATGTGCGCTCCGGGCGAGTTCGGTTCCAATCACGAGAATGTCTGCTTTAACTTCTTCTGCCAGATGCGCATAGTGCATCAGAAACGTCGTATAATCTACTTCCCAAGTCCGCCATTGATCTTCTTCCGGGTAACCGATGTCGTCTCTAGACTGCCCTTCCGCACTGTAACGGCCCAGCCACAGATGCGGCTTCAGAATGATATCCATACCCAAGCTGTCTGCGCTTCGAGCCATTTCTCTTATGCCCAGATCACTTTCGCTGTACCACCGGGCATCGGGGTTCATTCGGATCTCGGGATGCTCAATACTTCGCTGAAACCCGAACTGTACCAAAGTCACATGGGTAACGCCGAGCTCGCGCAATTTGGGCAGCATTGCGGGCGATGGCTCGTTCCGAGCATCAAGCGTGACCGACTGAATCATGGCAGCCCCATCATCCTGCTGCCCCTGAGGGTTACAACTGATAGGTAGCAGCCAGATCAAAACCCAGAAAGCCGCACTGATTCTGGAGCACACAAAACTCTTTG
The genomic region above belongs to Rhodothermaceae bacterium and contains:
- a CDS encoding alpha/beta fold hydrolase; translation: MRQTGGRNTNILSSGIYWITSVFRRISNFRISQVQPTRCWPRGGNRMLKCYPISLSVSIVRYSLRKSAIGMWMMRLRSRGAGHRVMKSAGSHRTMPFKLNYIPYFSMSCGMRPGSVVRFFGNGMGTANSVVLPCSDLPHRGSLPKKLSASGSTRVVNRWACVCTLFVLVCLFGCDSTDQGPDVVSTPDRGDVISVKLQRTYTVQEMNQLAAGFDIPLSARYGAAVYVMEYVTVDVKGELIMASGAVVVPQPVLGSLAMVSFQHGTSVRRVDVPSAGGTEGVLVGLLFSSDGYLSVMPDLVGLGSSPGLHPYLIADVSASAVIDQLSAVLKWSMTQSWEVSRELFLAGYSSGGYTAMAVQRVLEANFQDEYSLVASAPMAGPYDLSGTMLKVILREEPYPQPYYLPYILLSYNEAYDLFDSPSDFLRSPYDVTLPPLFDGTHGSTEINNAMPPIPIHIVRQDVLQAVNEDPDHPFLQSLRENDLTNWSPDSPTRLYHCAGDKLVPIENSQIAAQSFGDVAALIDPSPQSGHIGCALIAIASARAWFNSIVTANR